A window of the Brassica napus cultivar Da-Ae chromosome C5, Da-Ae, whole genome shotgun sequence genome harbors these coding sequences:
- the LOC125587248 gene encoding uncharacterized protein LOC125587248 — protein MSNPFERAEGMSVSTWPYISHLSVCQPELINSLRQMGQQVKWPPKIRAPDSFRNTDLWCEFYRDHGHKTEDCIALKIEVNELLQKGYLREFLSEKAKNLLSKETPMKSDETKPVSPPRQDQVIHVISGGSEISGISHAAAKKSTRNAKLGLETSKSKRLLLGTDEISFTAKEQEKVLAPHHDALVVSLTVANCLVRRILVDNGSSSNIIFQTAYQDLGLDESALTRKTTPLVGFNVEVGFSGEVKQTAGEVVLPVYAEGINMSTKFLLVDYQSSYNMILGRPWIHDMGAVPSTLHQMVKFPTPWGIKAVRGDQENSRSCYQTTLKGKTKVL, from the coding sequence ATGAGCAATCCATTCGAGAGAGCGGAAGGGATGTCGGTGTCTACCTGGCCATATATCTCACACTTGTCTGTATGCCAACCAGAGCTAATCAACTCCCTAAGGCAGATGGGTCAACAGGTTAAATGGCCCCCGAAGATAAGGGCACCCGATTCCTTCCGGAACACCGACCTCTGGTGTGAGTTCTACCGTGACCATGGTCACAAGACGGAGGACTGCATCGCATTAAAGATCGAAGTCAATGAGCTCCTCCAAAAGGGATATCTCCGGGAATTTCTCTCAGAAAAGGCGAAGAACCTCCTAAGCAAGGAGACACCCATGAAATCTGATGAAACCAAGCCCGTGTCACCACCTCGCCAAGACCAAGTAATCCATGTCATATCCGGAGGTTCAGAGATAAGCGGCATAAGCCATGCAGCTGCAAAGAAGAGCACTCGAAACGCCAAACTTGGTCTGGAGACGTCTAAATCAAAACGTCTACTCTTGGGAACAGACGAGATAAGCTTCACGGCGAAGGAGCAAGAGAAGGTCCTGGCTCCCCATCATGACGCTCTAGTAGTATCGCTTACCGTAGCAAACTGCTTGGTAAGGAGGATCCTAGTAGATAACGGAAGCTCCagcaacatcatcttccagaCCGCCTATCAGGACCTAGGGTTGGATGAAAGTGCCTTAACTAGAAAGACAACCCCACTCGTGGGATTCAACGTAGAGGTGGGATTCAGCGGAGAGGTGAAGCAAACCGCCGGTGAAGTGGTTCTTCCAGTCTATGCTGAAGGAATCAACATGTCAACTAAGTTCCTCCTCGTCGACTACCAATCATCCTACAACATGATCTTGGGAAGACCATGGATCCATGATATGGGAGCTGTCCCCTCAACACTCCATCAAATGGTGAAGTTCCCTACTCCTTGGGGCATCAAGGCCGTCAGAGGTGATCAAGAAAATTCTCGATCCTGCTACCAGACCACCTTAAAGGGGAAGACaaaggtcttatag
- the LOC106388228 gene encoding uncharacterized protein LOC106388228, protein MDSNGSVVIHFEHGVDRHISTLVMKGRYEEITYSHLVDRIGKKLKIDVDATKLQLSYFPLVLDNKNSCYILDDEVVLGYLMMVDKKNRRCVLHVELAKIVSENQSNEMFSINEENLSDARANDGMVGVGELEIVPHIQEDEFEHEKISEEGDEMDDREELPAVTAVKPPVVNSEWDDGIDISLHQEFATREEVRDLVDKGVHSNCFEVDIQKSNPRVYILKCRGAGCRWYLRAAKLKNSDFFSIRTYRKIHTCSRGDASVMKRKKRGTPSLVASVVHSDYPGKYKTPDPKTLIDLVQNKLGVKVSYSTALRGKNKALSDLRGNPEESFARLPSYLYMLQRMNPDTITRLEVDEKNQFKYMFFALGACIEGFKAMRQVIIMDGTHLKGVYKGVLLIATAQDPDHHHYPLAFAVVDGEKNASWEWFLTILKTLIPDDPQLVFCTDRNQSIIKKVHEVYPLAIHGYCNYHLSNNVSGACSNVNKKGVAKKFRSIAGIYSEVELIKCYNDFRKMYPQAAEYLDDSVHETKWARCKFPGERYNIDTTNTVESINGVLKEPRKYALLPMLDVIVEKITEWFNKYRLLSLRVPERQILIPHVHGILHHIYPSAKKLKVTELNTFEGHYNVLGEDGHGYLVDLSNKTCYCRCFDIDRYPCVHALAAIMARGEMAEHYCSRYYWMEQWTLAYYRTIYPVPHHSTWESSEIPEEIRYQVVLPPYVEKKKEDYKLLDSHLPENIGGRERRSFHH, encoded by the coding sequence ATGGATAGCAATGGATCTGTGGTGATACACTTTGAACATGGTGTAGACCGACATATTTCTACTTTGGTGATGAAAGGAAGATATGAGGAGATTACTTATTCCCACTTGGTTGATAGAATAGGCAAAAAACTGAAGATTGATGTAGATGCCACCAAGCTTCAACTGAGTTACTTTCCGCTGGTCTTGGATaataaaaattcttgttatatcTTGGATGATGAAGTTGTTTTAGGATATTTGATGATGGTAGATAAGAAGAACCGACGTTGTGTCTTGCATGTGGAACTTGCCAAAATTGTCTCAGAAAATCAGAGCAACGAGATGTTTTCTATAAATGAGGAAAATCTGAGTGATGCCAGAGCTAATGATGGCATGGTTGGAGTTGGAGAGTTGGAAATTGTTCCTCATATTCAGGAGGATGAGTTTGAGCATGAGAAAATCAGTGAAGAGGGTGATGAAATGGATGATAGGGAGGAGTTGCCGGCTGTTACAGCAGTTAAACCTCCTGTTGTCAATTCAGAATGGGATGATGGCATTGATATTAGTCTTCATCAAGAATTTGCGACTAGAGAAGAAGTGAGGGATTTAGTGGACAAAGGTGTGCATTCCAATTGTTTTGAGGTTGATATACAGAAGTCGAATCCTCGGGTTTACATATTGAAATGTCGTGGGGCTGGATGCAGATGGTATTTACGAGCTGCAAAGCTGAAGAACTCTGATTTTTTCTCTATCAGAACATATAGAAAGATTCATACGTGCTCTCGTGGAGATGCAAGTGTCATGAAGAGGAAGAAAAGAGGCACGCCAAGCTTGGTCGCATCAGTGGTGCACTCTGATTATCCCGGCAAATACAAGACTCCGGATCCAAAGACTCTCATAGATTTGGTGCAGAACAAGCTGGGTGTTAAGGTTTCATATTCTACGGCTTTGAGAGGGAAAAATAAAGCTTTGAGTGATTTGCGTGGTAACCCGGAGGAGAGTTTTGCTAGGCTGCCATCTTACTTGTACATGTTACAAAGGATGAATCCTGATACCATTACACGATTAGAAGTGGATGAGAAGAACCAGTTTAAGTATATGTTCTTTGCGCTCGGAGCTTGCATCGAAGGGTTCAAGGCGATGAGGCAAGTGATAATaatggatggaactcacctgaAGGGTGTGTACAAAGGAGTGCTTCTCATTGCCACTGCTCAAGATccagatcatcatcattatccccTTGCTTTTGCAGTAGTAGATGGTGAGAAAAATGCAAGCTGGGAGTGGtttttaactatattaaaaaCTTTGATACCAGATGATCCTCAGCTTGTATTTTGTACTGATAGAAACCAAAGCATCATCAAGAAAGTACACGAGGTATACCCATTGGCGATCCATGGATATTGCAATTATCACTTGTCTAATAATGTCAGCGGAGCTTGCAGCAATGTTAACAAGAAAGGGGTTGCCAAAAAATTTAGAAGTATTGCTGGTATTTACAGTGAGGTGGAGTTGATCAAATGCTACAACGATTTCAGGAAAATGTATCCTCAAGCGGCCGAGTATCTAGATGACAGTGTTCATGAGACAAAATGGGCAAGATGTAAATTTCCGGGAGAAAGGTACAACATAGACACAACCAACACTGTTGAATCTATCAATGgtgttttgaaggaaccaagGAAATATGCGTTGTTGCCAATGCTTGATGTGATCGTGGAAAAGATAACAGAATGGTTCAACAAATACCGTCTATTATCTCTACGCGTACCAGAGAGGCAGATACTAATCCCACATGTGCATGGGATATTGCATCACATATATCCTTCGGCTAAAAAGCTGAAGGTGACCGAGCTAAATACATTTGAAGGTCACTACAATGTGCTTGGCGAGGATGGTCATGGTTATTTGGTTGATCTGAGCAACAAAACATGCTATTGTAGGTGTTTTGATATTGATCGGTATCCTTGTGTGCATGCACTTGCTGCCATCATGGCGCGTGGAGAAATGGCTGAACATTATTGTTCTAGGTATTACTGGATGGAGCAGTGGACTTTGGCATATTACAGGACAATATATCCAGTGCCTCATCATTCAACATGGGAAAGTTCTGAAATTCCTGAGGAAATCCGATATCAGGTTGTCCTCCCTCCGTATGTggagaaaaaaaaggaagactACAAGTTACTAGATTCCCATCTGCCGGAGAATATcggaggaagagaaagaagaagtttcCACCATTGA